One Streptomyces sp. NBC_00554 DNA segment encodes these proteins:
- a CDS encoding sugar phosphate isomerase/epimerase family protein translates to MKLAFSTLGVPGLPVADVVRLATAHGYHGVELRAHPEEPVHPGIGPAERADVAAEFKAGGIEILGLAGYARVAAPGDDTAVLAEIRELLDLARDLGAPFIRVFPGAGTDQSPEEADATAARRLGTAAEYATEAGVRILLETHDSHRTGADAIRVLGPVGHRQVGSLWDVMHTWLGGEQPSSTYAALFPYLGYVQVKDIASAEDTTPLPLGAGMLPLTECVELLSRAGWDGWLCWEYEKRWYEEAAPLAGLLGPGREHLARLLNESA, encoded by the coding sequence ATGAAGCTGGCCTTCTCCACTCTCGGCGTCCCCGGCCTCCCCGTCGCCGACGTCGTACGCCTCGCCACCGCCCACGGCTACCACGGCGTAGAACTGCGCGCCCACCCCGAGGAGCCGGTGCACCCCGGTATCGGCCCGGCCGAACGGGCCGACGTGGCCGCGGAGTTCAAGGCGGGCGGGATCGAGATCCTGGGCCTGGCGGGATACGCACGGGTGGCGGCGCCGGGCGACGACACCGCCGTACTCGCGGAGATCCGTGAACTCCTGGACCTGGCAAGGGACTTGGGCGCACCTTTCATCCGCGTCTTCCCGGGCGCGGGGACCGACCAGAGCCCCGAGGAGGCGGACGCGACGGCGGCCCGGCGCCTGGGCACGGCGGCGGAGTACGCCACCGAGGCGGGCGTACGGATCCTGCTGGAGACGCACGACTCGCACCGCACGGGCGCGGACGCGATCCGTGTCCTCGGCCCGGTCGGCCACCGGCAGGTGGGTTCGCTGTGGGACGTCATGCACACCTGGCTCGGCGGCGAGCAGCCGTCGTCGACGTACGCGGCACTGTTCCCGTACCTCGGGTACGTCCAGGTCAAGGACATCGCGTCCGCCGAGGACACGACCCCGCTGCCGCTCGGGGCGGGGATGCTCCCGCTCACCGAGTGCGTGGAGCTGCTCTCCCGCGCGGGCTGGGACGGCTGGCTGTGCTGGGAGTACGAGAAGCGCTGGTACGAGGAGGCCGCGCCGCTCGCGGGGCTGCTGGGCCCGGGCCGCGAACACCTCGCACGGCTGCTCAACGAGTCGGCGTAA
- a CDS encoding LysR family transcriptional regulator — protein sequence MLDLQRLRALHAVSVHGTVGAAAAALGYTPSAVSQQIAKLERETRTVLLERQGRGVRLTEQAHHLAAAAQELLSIVERTETELEERRGLPAGRLTVAAFASAARGLLPGVLADLARRHPALDTRLTEVDPHLSVDLVAKGAVDMAVAHDWDIAPLPAPEGVEQAVIGDDLCDLLVPAGHPFAGRSAVQREDLQGERWICQPPGRVCHEWLVRTLRGAGCEPEIVHQADENPTLVALVAAGLGVALIPRLGRGVLPEGVVEVALDPMPVRRLYALWRTGASRRPAIAEMVRTLQGHWASVSERRSG from the coding sequence GTGCTCGATCTCCAACGCCTGCGCGCCCTGCACGCCGTCTCCGTCCACGGCACCGTCGGTGCCGCCGCGGCCGCGCTCGGGTACACGCCGTCCGCCGTCTCCCAGCAGATCGCGAAGCTGGAACGGGAGACCAGGACCGTACTTCTGGAACGGCAGGGGCGGGGCGTACGGCTCACCGAGCAGGCGCATCATCTGGCCGCCGCCGCACAGGAGTTGCTGTCCATCGTCGAGCGCACCGAGACCGAGCTGGAGGAGCGGCGCGGGCTGCCTGCGGGGCGGCTGACTGTGGCCGCGTTCGCGTCGGCGGCGCGGGGGCTGCTGCCCGGCGTACTCGCGGATCTCGCGCGGCGGCATCCCGCGCTGGACACCCGGCTGACCGAGGTCGATCCGCATCTCTCCGTCGATCTGGTCGCCAAGGGGGCGGTGGACATGGCTGTCGCGCACGACTGGGACATCGCGCCGTTGCCTGCGCCCGAGGGGGTGGAGCAGGCGGTGATCGGGGACGATCTGTGCGATCTGCTGGTGCCGGCCGGGCATCCGTTCGCCGGGCGGTCTGCCGTGCAGCGGGAGGATCTTCAGGGGGAGCGGTGGATCTGTCAGCCGCCGGGGCGGGTGTGTCATGAGTGGCTGGTGCGGACGTTGCGGGGGGCGGGGTGTGAGCCGGAGATCGTGCATCAGGCCGATGAGAATCCGACGCTTGTTGCGCTTGTCGCGGCGGGGTTGGGGGTTGCGCTGATTCCTCGGCTTGGGCGGGGGGTGCTTCCCGAGGGGGTTGTGGAAGTGGCTCTCGATCCCATGCCGGTGCGGCGGTTGTACGCGTTGTGGCGTACTGGGGCTTCTCGGCGGCCCGCTATCGCGGAGATGGTGCGGACCTTGCAGGGGCATTGGGCGTCTGTGTCCGAGCGGCGGTCCGGCTGA
- a CDS encoding EamA family transporter codes for MRPTHTVLAVLVAAVWGVNFTVIEIGLDHFPPLLFSALRFLVAALPAVFFVGRPKVAWKWIVAVGLVLGVAKFGLLFIGMDAGMPAGLSSLVLQIQAVFTALIAITFLGERLTGVRLLGMAVALCGVCLAAVDEGAAGPLGAFALVIAAAACWGLSNVLTRKASPPDALNFMVWVSTVPVLPLLGLSLLTEGPSRDLAALRALDWQGAGVVVYVAWITTVFGFGAWGWLLHRHPASTVAPFSLLVPVFGMSSAAVFLGESISPLRWGAAALLVGGVGLTSLATGKSRSARVHLADVPAPGQVKEPA; via the coding sequence ATGCGACCCACCCACACCGTCCTCGCCGTCCTCGTCGCCGCCGTCTGGGGCGTGAACTTCACGGTCATCGAGATCGGCCTCGACCACTTCCCGCCCCTTCTCTTCTCGGCCCTCCGCTTCCTGGTGGCCGCCCTGCCCGCGGTCTTCTTCGTGGGCCGCCCGAAGGTGGCGTGGAAGTGGATCGTGGCGGTGGGCCTCGTACTGGGCGTCGCGAAGTTCGGCCTGCTCTTCATCGGCATGGACGCGGGCATGCCGGCCGGCCTGTCCTCCCTCGTACTCCAGATCCAGGCCGTGTTCACCGCGCTGATCGCCATCACGTTCCTCGGCGAACGCCTCACCGGCGTAAGGCTGTTGGGCATGGCAGTGGCACTCTGCGGGGTGTGCCTGGCCGCCGTGGACGAGGGCGCGGCCGGCCCCCTCGGTGCCTTCGCCCTGGTCATCGCGGCCGCCGCCTGCTGGGGCCTGTCCAACGTCCTCACCCGCAAGGCGTCCCCGCCGGACGCGCTGAACTTCATGGTGTGGGTCAGCACCGTCCCCGTACTGCCCCTGCTCGGCCTCTCCCTCCTCACCGAGGGCCCGTCCCGCGACCTCGCCGCGCTGCGCGCCCTGGACTGGCAGGGCGCGGGCGTCGTGGTCTACGTCGCCTGGATCACCACGGTCTTCGGCTTCGGCGCCTGGGGCTGGCTGCTGCACCGCCACCCCGCGTCCACGGTGGCCCCCTTCTCCCTCCTGGTCCCGGTCTTCGGGATGTCGTCCGCGGCGGTCTTCCTCGGCGAGTCGATCAGCCCGCTGCGGTGGGGAGCGGCCGCACTGCTGGTGGGAGGGGTGGGGCTGACCTCCCTGGCGACGGGGAAGAGCCGGAGCGCGAGGGTCCACTTGGCGGACGTTCCAGCGCCGGGGCAGGTCAAGGAGCCAGCATGA
- a CDS encoding AAA family ATPase: MILWLNGTFGAGKTTTAKELTARIPESRLFDPEQVGYMLWHVLGQPREFQDFPPWRGLVVETARQVLDHVGGTLVVPQTVLNEEYWHEIRTGLAKADIPVRHYLLHTDDDTLVHRIETDTDPDSIGARQWRLDHLADYRRALPWLREQAETVDTTGIPPSRVAELVIAGLGDE; this comes from the coding sequence ATGATCCTCTGGCTGAACGGCACCTTCGGCGCGGGCAAGACCACCACCGCCAAGGAACTCACCGCCCGCATACCGGAGTCCAGGCTCTTCGACCCCGAACAGGTGGGCTACATGCTCTGGCACGTCCTCGGGCAGCCGCGAGAATTCCAGGACTTCCCACCGTGGCGCGGGCTGGTGGTCGAGACGGCGCGCCAGGTCCTGGACCACGTGGGCGGCACGCTCGTCGTCCCGCAGACGGTCCTCAACGAGGAGTACTGGCACGAGATCCGCACGGGCCTCGCGAAGGCGGACATCCCGGTACGCCACTACCTCCTCCACACGGACGACGACACCCTCGTCCACCGCATCGAGACCGACACCGACCCCGACAGCATCGGCGCCCGGCAATGGCGCCTCGACCACCTCGCCGACTACCGACGCGCCCTGCCCTGGCTCCGCGAGCAGGCGGAAACCGTCGACACGACCGGCATCCCGCCCTCCCGGGTCGCGGAACTCGTCATCGCCGGTCTGGGCGACGAGTGA
- the hemC gene encoding hydroxymethylbilane synthase: protein MTVPELIRIVSRDSPMALAQVERVRAELAVLHPGIRTEVVPVKTTGDKWMGDLAQVEGKGAFTKEVDAALLAGEADLAVHCVKDIPADRPLPAGTMFAAFLARDDIRDALIHPGGLTLDELPPGTRIGTSSVRRVAQLAASHPHLDCVPFRGNANRRLAKLAAGEADALLLAVSGLERIGRADVITEILSPETMMPPIGAGILALQCREGDTAVIETVSDLGDPATHREATAERMFLHVLQGHCNSPIAGYAKSERGGELSLRACVFTPDGKTVLNAHEWAGRLDPATLGTSVAVALLRQGARELIDNIPH from the coding sequence ATGACCGTCCCGGAACTCATCCGTATCGTCTCCCGCGACTCGCCGATGGCGCTGGCCCAGGTGGAGCGGGTCCGAGCCGAACTGGCCGTGCTCCACCCCGGCATCCGCACCGAGGTCGTCCCCGTGAAGACGACCGGTGACAAGTGGATGGGCGATCTGGCCCAGGTCGAGGGCAAGGGGGCGTTCACCAAGGAGGTGGACGCCGCGCTGCTGGCGGGCGAGGCGGATCTCGCGGTGCACTGCGTCAAGGACATCCCCGCGGACCGGCCGCTGCCTGCCGGGACGATGTTCGCCGCCTTCCTCGCGCGGGACGACATCCGCGACGCCCTGATCCACCCCGGCGGGCTCACCCTCGACGAGCTGCCGCCGGGCACCCGGATCGGCACCTCCTCCGTGCGCCGCGTCGCGCAGCTCGCCGCCTCCCATCCGCACCTGGACTGTGTGCCGTTCCGGGGGAACGCCAACCGGCGCCTGGCGAAGCTGGCGGCCGGTGAGGCGGACGCCCTGCTGCTCGCGGTGTCCGGCCTCGAACGCATCGGTCGTGCGGACGTGATCACCGAGATCCTGTCGCCCGAGACGATGATGCCGCCGATCGGCGCGGGCATCCTCGCCCTGCAGTGCCGCGAGGGCGACACGGCCGTGATCGAGACCGTCAGCGATCTCGGCGATCCGGCCACGCACCGTGAGGCCACCGCCGAGCGCATGTTCCTGCATGTCCTCCAGGGCCACTGCAACTCACCGATCGCCGGCTACGCGAAGTCCGAGCGCGGCGGCGAACTGTCCCTGCGGGCCTGCGTGTTCACCCCGGACGGCAAGACCGTGCTCAACGCCCACGAGTGGGCGGGCCGCCTCGACCCCGCGACGCTGGGCACGTCCGTCGCCGTTGCCCTGCTGCGCCAGGGGGCGCGGGAACTCATCGACAACATCCCGCACTGA
- the aroA gene encoding 3-phosphoshikimate 1-carboxyvinyltransferase, which yields MAAVDIPGSKSITARALFLAAAADGVTTLTRPLRSDDTEGFAEGLLRLGYRVGRTPDAWHVDGRPQGPAATEADVYCRDGATTARFLPTLAAAGHGTYRFDASAQMRRRPLAPLTNALRDLGVDLRHEEAEGHHPLRIAAAGVEGGDVVLDAGQSSQYLTALLLLGPLTRKGLRITVTDLVSAPYVEITLAMMRAFGADVRRDGDVFVVEPGGYRATTYAIEPDASTASYFFAAAALTGREVTVKGLGEGALQGDLGFVDVLRRMGARVEVGSDRTTVTGTGELRGLTVNMRDISDTMPTLAALAPFASGPVRIEDVANTRVKECDRLEACAENLRRLGIRVETGPDWIEIHPGTPVAATPVTTYGDHRIVMSFAVTGLRVPGISFDDPGCVRKTFPGFHEAFAEWATATS from the coding sequence ATGGCCGCAGTCGACATCCCCGGTTCCAAGTCCATCACCGCACGCGCCCTCTTCCTCGCCGCGGCGGCCGACGGTGTCACCACACTGACCCGCCCGCTCCGCTCGGACGACACCGAGGGTTTCGCCGAGGGCCTGCTGCGGCTCGGCTACCGCGTCGGCCGGACCCCGGACGCCTGGCACGTCGACGGCCGCCCGCAGGGCCCCGCGGCCACGGAGGCGGACGTGTACTGCCGGGACGGCGCGACCACCGCCCGCTTCCTCCCCACCCTGGCCGCCGCGGGCCACGGCACCTACCGCTTCGACGCCTCCGCACAGATGCGCCGCCGCCCACTGGCCCCGCTGACGAACGCGCTCCGCGACCTCGGCGTCGACCTCCGGCACGAGGAGGCGGAGGGCCACCACCCGCTGCGGATCGCGGCGGCGGGGGTCGAGGGCGGTGACGTGGTCCTCGACGCGGGCCAGTCCTCGCAGTACCTGACGGCCCTGCTCCTGCTAGGCCCGCTGACCCGCAAGGGCCTGCGCATCACGGTCACGGACCTGGTCTCGGCGCCGTACGTCGAGATCACGCTCGCGATGATGCGGGCGTTCGGGGCGGATGTACGACGTGACGGCGACGTCTTCGTCGTCGAGCCCGGCGGCTACCGCGCCACCACCTACGCCATCGAACCCGACGCCTCCACCGCGAGTTACTTCTTCGCGGCGGCCGCGCTGACCGGCCGCGAGGTCACGGTGAAGGGCCTCGGCGAGGGCGCGCTCCAGGGCGACCTGGGGTTCGTGGACGTACTGCGGCGGATGGGCGCGCGCGTGGAAGTGGGTTCCGACCGTACGACGGTCACGGGCACCGGCGAGCTGCGCGGCCTCACGGTCAACATGCGCGACATCTCCGACACCATGCCGACCCTCGCCGCCCTCGCCCCCTTCGCCTCGGGCCCGGTCCGCATCGAGGACGTCGCCAACACACGGGTCAAGGAGTGCGATCGCCTGGAGGCCTGCGCGGAGAACCTCCGACGCCTGGGGATCCGGGTGGAGACGGGCCCGGACTGGATCGAGATCCACCCGGGCACTCCCGTCGCGGCAACCCCGGTCACGACATACGGCGACCACCGCATCGTCATGTCCTTCGCGGTGACCGGACTCCGCGTGCCCGGCATCTCCTTCGACGACCCCGGCTGCGTACGGAAGACGTTCCCGGGGTTCCACGAGGCGTTCGCGGAGTGGGCGACGGCGACGAGCTGA
- a CDS encoding GNAT family N-acetyltransferase, translating to MGFMLEGPVLEGALVRLEPLDRRHAADLAVAAEEDRGTYAFTWVPRADEVDAYIDAQLGRAATGKLAPYAQIDRASGRAVGATSFWEPRSWRTDDQLDAIEVGFTWLSSRAQGTGLNTEAKFLLFRHAFEEWGVARVDLKTDARNSRSRAAIERTGARFEGVLRNWSRSWAPGEDGRLRDSAIYSVTAAEWPECRVRLEDRLAGIPGVRGRLLS from the coding sequence TTGGGTTTCATGCTGGAGGGGCCGGTTCTCGAAGGTGCGCTCGTGCGACTGGAGCCGCTGGACCGACGTCATGCGGCCGACCTCGCGGTGGCGGCGGAGGAGGACCGTGGCACGTACGCGTTCACGTGGGTGCCGAGGGCCGACGAGGTGGACGCGTACATCGACGCGCAGCTCGGTCGGGCCGCGACCGGGAAGCTCGCGCCGTACGCGCAGATCGACCGGGCCTCCGGGCGGGCCGTCGGCGCGACCTCGTTCTGGGAACCGCGGAGCTGGCGTACGGACGATCAACTCGACGCCATCGAGGTCGGGTTCACCTGGCTCTCGTCCCGTGCGCAGGGGACGGGGCTGAACACCGAGGCCAAGTTCCTCCTCTTCCGGCACGCCTTCGAGGAGTGGGGCGTGGCACGCGTCGACCTGAAGACGGACGCGCGCAACAGCCGTTCCCGCGCGGCGATCGAGCGCACGGGCGCGCGCTTCGAGGGCGTGCTGCGGAACTGGTCCCGCTCGTGGGCGCCGGGCGAGGACGGCCGCCTCCGCGACTCCGCGATCTATTCGGTCACGGCGGCGGAGTGGCCGGAGTGCCGGGTGCGGCTGGAGGACCGGCTGGCGGGGATCCCGGGGGTGCGCGGCCGACTGCTCAGCTGA
- a CDS encoding RBBP9/YdeN family alpha/beta hydrolase, producing the protein MTSRSFLILHGWQNHRPHDHWQHWLSDRLTELGHHVVYPQLPDPDDPDLDVWLAELTRHLEGLPGGGERVVIAHSASVLLWLHAVARGVTGLDVDRVLLVGPPSGPVLLGFPEVVAFAPPAFPLALPGATRLVAGDDDPYCPEGALAVYGDPLGIPTEIIPGVGHLDLVAGYGSWPAVLDWCLDGSTKFTARPA; encoded by the coding sequence ATGACCTCCCGCAGCTTCCTCATCCTCCACGGCTGGCAGAACCACCGGCCGCACGACCACTGGCAGCACTGGCTGTCCGACCGGCTGACCGAGCTCGGGCACCACGTCGTGTACCCGCAGCTGCCCGACCCCGACGACCCGGATCTGGACGTGTGGCTGGCGGAGCTGACCCGTCACCTCGAAGGGCTTCCGGGTGGCGGGGAGCGCGTGGTGATCGCCCACAGTGCGTCCGTTCTGCTGTGGCTGCACGCGGTCGCCCGCGGTGTCACTGGCCTCGACGTCGATCGGGTGCTGCTCGTGGGGCCGCCGTCCGGGCCCGTACTCCTGGGGTTCCCTGAGGTCGTGGCGTTCGCCCCGCCCGCGTTTCCGCTCGCCCTGCCCGGGGCCACGCGGCTGGTGGCGGGCGACGACGATCCGTACTGCCCGGAGGGTGCGCTCGCCGTCTATGGGGATCCGTTGGGCATTCCCACCGAGATCATCCCGGGGGTGGGGCATCTTGACCTGGTCGCCGGGTATGGGTCCTGGCCTGCCGTACTGGACTGGTGTCTCGACGGCTCGACGAAGTTCACGGCTCGGCCGGCGTAG
- a CDS encoding glycoside hydrolase family 3 protein, with translation MRDSSTGSTTPSRTRPSRRTVLAATAGVTAALATGTSAYAGPPDDKELRALISRMTLEEKVGQLFVMRVYGHSATAPDQADIDANLKEIGVRTAAELIAKYRVGGIIYFAWAHNTRDPHQIAGLSNGIQQASLEQPHGLPVLISTDQEHGIVARVGKPATLLPGAMALGAGGSRGDARTAGRIAGAELHALGIRQDYAPVADVNVNPANPVIGVRSFGADPDAVAELVAAQVKGYQGADVAATAKHFPGHGDTAVDSHYGFPVITHSRELWGTLDATPFRAAIRAGIDSIMTAHIMVPALDDSGDPATLSPVILTGILRGELGYDGVVVTDSLGMEGVRTKYGDDRVPVLALKAGVDQLLNPPSLDIAWNAVLKAVRDGELTEARLDESILRVLRLKSKLGLLKNPYVTDAGVDRSVGTAAHLRAADRIAERTTTLLVNKDDLLPLSRRRSPRVLVVGADPASPSGSDGPPTTVLARALTELGFTATALSTGTAPSAATIARAVTAAGEADAVVVGTYNVSATSSQKTLVSQLLGTGVPVIAVAVRNPYDVAQLPDVPAYLAAYSWTDVELRAAARVIAGRAEPRGELPVPVQRADDPTQVLYPIGHGLTY, from the coding sequence GTGCGCGACTCCAGCACGGGAAGCACCACCCCCAGCAGGACCAGACCGTCCAGACGTACCGTTCTCGCCGCCACGGCGGGCGTCACCGCCGCCCTCGCCACCGGCACAAGCGCGTACGCCGGCCCACCCGACGACAAGGAACTCCGCGCCCTCATCTCCCGTATGACGCTGGAGGAGAAGGTCGGACAGCTCTTCGTGATGCGGGTGTACGGCCACTCGGCGACCGCGCCCGACCAGGCCGACATCGATGCCAACCTCAAGGAGATCGGCGTCAGGACGGCCGCCGAGCTGATCGCCAAGTATCGCGTCGGCGGGATCATCTACTTCGCGTGGGCGCACAACACCCGTGATCCGCACCAGATCGCGGGCCTTTCGAACGGGATCCAGCAGGCCTCCCTGGAACAGCCCCACGGCCTGCCCGTCCTCATCTCGACCGACCAGGAACACGGGATAGTGGCACGGGTGGGCAAGCCCGCGACGCTGCTCCCGGGTGCGATGGCCCTGGGTGCGGGAGGCTCGCGGGGCGACGCCCGTACGGCCGGCCGGATCGCGGGCGCCGAACTGCACGCGCTCGGCATCCGCCAGGACTACGCCCCGGTCGCCGACGTGAACGTGAACCCGGCCAACCCGGTCATCGGCGTACGTTCCTTCGGTGCCGACCCGGACGCCGTGGCGGAGCTGGTCGCCGCCCAGGTGAAGGGGTATCAGGGCGCGGATGTCGCGGCCACGGCCAAGCACTTCCCGGGGCACGGGGACACCGCCGTCGACAGCCACTACGGCTTCCCGGTCATCACGCACAGCCGGGAGCTGTGGGGGACCCTCGACGCCACGCCCTTCCGGGCCGCCATCCGCGCCGGCATCGACTCGATCATGACCGCGCACATCATGGTCCCGGCCCTGGACGACTCCGGTGACCCGGCCACGCTCTCGCCGGTGATCCTCACCGGCATCCTGCGCGGCGAACTCGGTTACGACGGCGTCGTGGTGACCGACTCGCTCGGCATGGAGGGCGTACGCACGAAGTACGGCGACGACCGCGTCCCCGTGCTCGCCCTCAAGGCCGGTGTCGACCAGCTCCTCAACCCGCCCTCCCTCGACATCGCCTGGAACGCCGTCCTCAAGGCCGTGCGGGACGGCGAGCTGACCGAGGCCCGCCTCGACGAGTCGATCCTGCGCGTCCTCCGTCTCAAGTCGAAGTTGGGGCTGCTCAAGAACCCGTACGTCACCGACGCCGGTGTCGACCGCTCCGTCGGCACGGCGGCACACCTCAGGGCCGCCGACCGGATCGCCGAGCGCACGACGACGCTGCTGGTCAACAAGGACGACCTGCTGCCGCTCTCCCGTCGCCGCTCCCCCAGGGTGCTGGTCGTCGGCGCCGACCCGGCCTCCCCGTCCGGCAGTGACGGACCGCCCACCACGGTCCTCGCCAGGGCCCTCACCGAGCTGGGCTTCACGGCGACGGCACTGTCCACCGGGACGGCACCCTCGGCCGCGACGATCGCCCGCGCGGTCACGGCGGCCGGCGAGGCGGACGCGGTGGTCGTCGGGACGTACAACGTGTCGGCGACCAGCTCCCAGAAGACCCTGGTCAGCCAGCTTCTCGGCACCGGCGTCCCGGTCATCGCGGTCGCCGTCCGCAACCCGTACGACGTGGCCCAACTCCCGGATGTCCCGGCCTACTTGGCGGCGTACTCCTGGACCGACGTCGAACTGCGGGCGGCGGCCCGGGTGATCGCGGGCCGCGCGGAGCCGCGGGGCGAGCTGCCGGTGCCGGTGCAGCGGGCGGACGATCCGACGCAGGTGCTGTATCCGATCGGGCACGGGTTGACGTATTAG
- a CDS encoding MFS transporter has protein sequence MNLLSRTLLDVGPLRTSPAFRRLLIGRTVSMLGAMMTMVAVMYQVWQMTHSTVWTGAVGLAQALPMVAFGLFAGSLADRRDRRQIYLVGTVGQAAVSLLLAVQGFLGNVPVAGVLALVAVQSAFGAVGGAAAGSFVPRLLAKDQVGAGLALNQVSFQGTMLVGPALGGLLVGWLGVGGCYLLDALSFGMAFYGAFGLPKLPPEGEPARAGLRGVADGLRFLAGHRAVRGALITDLAATVLAMPMSLFPLVNAERFGDNPRTLGLFLSAVAVGGITASALSGSVTRLGRPGLVMLCGAATWGTALALFGLVTNPWAGLGLLVLAGAADTTSVISRSTIVQTHTPDALLGRVTAAEQIVGQAGPNLGNLRAGLVAGWTSGVTALVSGGVLCVLAVAAVAATTPELRGSESTGSDEPGAPHEPNEPGAPNKPNEPPEKNVAVS, from the coding sequence ATGAACCTGCTGTCCCGCACGCTGCTCGATGTCGGGCCGCTGCGTACGTCCCCCGCCTTCCGAAGGCTGCTGATCGGGCGGACGGTGTCCATGTTGGGCGCCATGATGACCATGGTCGCCGTCATGTACCAGGTCTGGCAGATGACGCACAGCACGGTGTGGACCGGTGCGGTCGGGCTGGCGCAGGCGCTGCCGATGGTGGCGTTCGGGCTGTTCGCCGGTTCGCTGGCCGACCGGCGGGACCGGCGGCAGATCTATCTGGTGGGCACCGTCGGCCAGGCGGCCGTCTCGCTGCTGCTCGCGGTGCAGGGTTTCCTAGGCAATGTGCCGGTGGCCGGCGTGCTCGCGCTGGTCGCCGTGCAGTCCGCCTTCGGCGCGGTCGGCGGCGCCGCGGCGGGCTCGTTCGTCCCGCGCCTGCTGGCAAAGGACCAGGTGGGGGCCGGGCTGGCGCTCAACCAGGTCTCCTTCCAGGGGACGATGCTGGTCGGCCCGGCGCTCGGCGGACTGCTGGTGGGCTGGCTGGGCGTCGGCGGCTGCTATCTGCTCGACGCGCTGAGCTTCGGGATGGCCTTCTACGGCGCTTTCGGCCTGCCCAAGCTGCCGCCCGAGGGCGAGCCCGCCCGGGCCGGGCTGCGCGGGGTGGCGGACGGGCTGCGTTTCCTTGCCGGGCACCGGGCGGTGCGCGGCGCGCTGATCACCGACCTGGCCGCCACCGTGCTGGCGATGCCGATGAGCCTGTTCCCGCTGGTCAACGCCGAGCGTTTCGGCGACAACCCGCGCACCCTCGGCCTGTTCCTGTCCGCCGTCGCGGTCGGCGGCATCACCGCCTCGGCGCTGTCCGGATCCGTCACCCGCCTCGGCCGCCCGGGCCTGGTGATGCTGTGCGGCGCGGCGACCTGGGGGACCGCGCTGGCCCTGTTCGGCCTGGTGACCAACCCGTGGGCGGGCCTTGGCCTGCTGGTCCTGGCCGGCGCCGCCGACACGACCTCCGTCATCTCACGCAGCACGATCGTGCAGACCCATACGCCGGACGCGCTCCTCGGCCGGGTGACGGCCGCCGAGCAGATCGTCGGCCAGGCCGGACCCAACCTCGGCAACCTGCGTGCCGGCCTGGTCGCCGGGTGGACGTCCGGCGTGACCGCACTGGTCAGCGGCGGCGTGCTGTGTGTGCTCGCGGTCGCCGCGGTGGCCGCGACCACGCCGGAGCTACGGGGCTCCGAGTCCACCGGGTCCGACGAACCCGGCGCGCCACACGAGCCCAACGAACCCGGCGCGCCCAACAAGCCCAACGAGCCTCCTGAGAAGAACGTCGCCGTCAGCTGA
- a CDS encoding LysR family transcriptional regulator — MEQVSEPFTVDLRRLTVLRELQRRGSLARAAEALHLTPSAVSQQIAALAREAGVPLTERDGRGVRLTGQARVLLAHADLIAAQLERARADLAAYGEGGGRASVTIGALSSGILGLLPGALSRLAERLPQVRIDVVEAQPPDLFTALDAGQVDVAVAVDFPATPPHTDRRYARTDLLTDVLDLAVPAGHRLAGRDRVALRDLARDPWIVGDADSCCGAVARTVCAAAGFTPDIRHAVNDWAALAALVEAGQGVALVPRMVRPLYAHRRLTLLTTDGTPPSRNVFMAVRTGSESDPVLTAVQEQLRAAAAELVS; from the coding sequence GTGGAACAGGTAAGCGAGCCCTTCACTGTCGACCTCCGCCGCCTCACCGTCCTGCGCGAACTCCAGCGCCGCGGCAGCCTCGCCCGGGCCGCGGAGGCCCTGCACCTCACGCCCTCGGCGGTCTCCCAGCAGATCGCCGCGCTCGCCCGTGAGGCGGGCGTCCCGCTGACCGAGCGGGACGGCAGAGGCGTACGGCTGACCGGTCAGGCCCGGGTACTGCTCGCGCACGCCGATCTCATCGCCGCCCAACTGGAGCGTGCGCGCGCCGACTTGGCGGCGTACGGAGAGGGCGGCGGGCGCGCGTCGGTGACCATCGGCGCGCTCTCCAGCGGCATCCTCGGCCTCCTGCCCGGCGCGCTGAGCCGCCTGGCCGAGCGCCTGCCCCAGGTCCGTATCGACGTCGTCGAGGCCCAGCCGCCCGACCTGTTCACCGCCCTGGACGCGGGCCAGGTCGACGTCGCCGTCGCCGTGGACTTCCCGGCCACACCCCCGCACACCGACCGCCGCTACGCCCGCACCGACCTGCTGACCGACGTCCTGGACCTCGCCGTACCGGCCGGCCACCGCCTCGCCGGCCGCGACCGGGTCGCCCTCCGCGACCTGGCCAGGGACCCCTGGATCGTCGGCGACGCCGACAGCTGCTGCGGCGCGGTCGCCCGCACGGTCTGCGCGGCGGCCGGTTTCACGCCCGACATCCGCCACGCCGTCAACGACTGGGCCGCACTCGCCGCCCTGGTCGAGGCTGGCCAGGGAGTCGCCCTCGTCCCCCGCATGGTGCGACCCCTGTACGCCCACCGCCGCCTCACCCTGCTGACCACCGACGGAACACCACCGTCCCGCAACGTCTTCATGGCCGTACGAACGGGCTCGGAGAGCGACCCCGTACTGACCGCGGTGCAGGAACAACTGCGCGCTGCAGCAGCTGAGTTGGTCAGCTGA